In Xiphophorus couchianus chromosome 8, X_couchianus-1.0, whole genome shotgun sequence, the following proteins share a genomic window:
- the LOC114149814 gene encoding bone sialoprotein 2-like yields MGLLNVALLVVVLLAATMEAKPIRHRHDADIPDKNQPQRYLAELSEGSEESSEESSEEETEEEEEEDEEDEVVDVTDAVTIPPLVVVTTDSQTFTSGDGSTLAPEPEPDTANTAGPVIMVRETTPEPEATAVTAAVTTAEVVLTSLRATDMRGDI; encoded by the exons ATGGGGCTGCTGAACGTCGCTCTCCTCGTTGTCGTTCTCCTCGCGGCGACGATGGAAGCTAAACCa ATTCGCCACAGACACGACGCCGACATCCCCGACAAGAACCAGCCGCAGCGGTACCTGGCGGAGCTTTCCGAAGGGTCCGAGGAATCCTCCGAGGAGTCCTCCGAGGAAGagactgaggaagaggaggaagaagacgaagaagacgaaGTTGTGGACGTGACGGACGCCGTCACCATCCCGCCCTTGGTGGTCGTGACCACGGATTCGCAGACGTTCACCTCGGGAGACGGCAGCACGCTGGCGCCGGAGCCGGAACCGGACACGGCCAACACGGCCGGCCCGGTGATCATGGTCCGGGAGACGACGCCGGAGCCGGAGGCGACCGCCGTGACCGCTGCGGTCACCACCGCGGAAGTGGTTCTGACGTCACTAAGAGCTACGGACATGAGGGGAGATATCTGA